cacccttcccccttcccagggGCATCCCCTAAGTGTCCCCAACCCCCCGAGGGGGATGACACCCACCCCGCAGGCGCAGGGagcccccggccccgggcagcagcagggagcagcagcggcggcagatGGTGCGTTTCACcgagggggccctgggggggggggagaaatgcACACACGGGGAGGGGTAAGGTCCACCCCGACatgtggggtgtccccccccccctcccagtgtcgtccccccctcccagtgtcccccccccccagtagctCACATGCGCAGGAcgaggcggcgggcggccccccGCTGGGTGCTGCAGTAGAAACGGGCGAGGGCGGGGCTGTGGGGGAGCACCCAGTGCGCGGCCTGGgaggggg
The sequence above is a segment of the Numenius arquata unplaced genomic scaffold, bNumArq3.hap1.1 HAP1_SCAFFOLD_1591, whole genome shotgun sequence genome. Coding sequences within it:
- the RPP21 gene encoding ribonuclease P protein subunit p21, coding for MAAPVRDREALQRLSFLYQAAHWVLPHSPALARFYCSTQRGAARRLVLRMAPSVKRTICRRCCSLLLPGAGGSLRLRGGGQPHTVLRCRSCGRRRHFLCQRELRPLGQATPTGE